The following are from one region of the Hymenobacter radiodurans genome:
- a CDS encoding DUF4097 family beta strand repeat-containing protein, whose product MKSPLHSQFRIRQLLQASLLALLLTPSLPLLAQTRERTREQTKTREQTSEQVKEQVVVALTSPGKPGSLNVKLVGGSINVVGYNGKDVVIEASARGERRGRSAPAGDASGMRRIDRNPSFDLTAEERDNKVYIKTNSWQQPIDLVIKVPQQFSLKIGTVQDGDIVVENVSGELEVSNVNGSVQLKQVSGSAVANTVNGSVVATFKNVTNGAPMAFSTVNGKVDVTFPANAKAAFKMKSDMGEIYSDFDLATEKSAPKVNKTAQGGTYRVSTDDWSYGKINGGGAEVMMKSLNGNLYIRKAK is encoded by the coding sequence ATGAAATCCCCTTTGCATAGTCAATTCCGCATTCGCCAACTACTCCAAGCCAGTCTGCTCGCACTGTTACTGACTCCTTCGCTGCCGCTTCTGGCCCAAACCCGGGAGAGGACGAGGGAACAAACAAAGACGAGGGAGCAAACAAGTGAGCAGGTAAAAGAGCAGGTAGTCGTAGCGCTGACCTCGCCCGGTAAGCCCGGCTCCTTGAACGTGAAACTAGTAGGTGGTTCCATCAATGTGGTAGGCTACAACGGCAAAGACGTTGTGATTGAAGCCTCAGCCCGCGGCGAACGACGCGGCCGAAGTGCTCCAGCCGGCGACGCTTCCGGTATGCGCCGCATTGACCGGAACCCTAGCTTCGACTTGACAGCTGAGGAAAGAGACAACAAAGTCTATATCAAGACAAACTCCTGGCAGCAGCCTATCGACCTGGTAATCAAAGTGCCGCAGCAGTTTTCGCTGAAAATCGGCACGGTGCAAGACGGCGATATTGTGGTGGAAAACGTGAGCGGGGAGTTGGAAGTTAGCAACGTGAACGGCAGCGTGCAGCTCAAGCAGGTGTCGGGTTCGGCGGTAGCCAACACGGTAAACGGATCTGTGGTTGCTACTTTCAAAAACGTCACTAACGGCGCTCCTATGGCTTTCTCTACCGTAAATGGCAAAGTCGATGTGACCTTTCCCGCTAATGCTAAAGCCGCCTTCAAGATGAAATCCGACATGGGCGAGATTTACAGTGACTTCGATCTGGCCACTGAAAAAAGCGCCCCCAAGGTCAACAAGACAGCTCAGGGCGGCACCTATCGGGTCAGCACCGATGATTGGAGCTACGGCAAGATTAATGGTGGCGGCGCCGAGGTGATGATGAAGTCGCTAAATGGCAATCTGTACATCCGAAAGGCCAAGTAG
- a CDS encoding DUF4097 family beta strand repeat-containing protein, with protein MKRSFLPSLIGLLVLLSSCQLWAQDRENTEKINKEFTLTGDAARSTLAVYNIFGSVRVQGYSGNKVVVEATKTITGPDAKTIEQGVKEVKLGFEQRGDSVIAYISEPYDSRPRRNNNRNNDRDIEYKATIDYVVKVPSQMHVHVSTVNDGEVMVQDVSGSLRAYNVNGAVTLKNVKGTTKARTVNGNVEATYLASPPEASSYNTINGDIKVTYPANFSADVHFKSMHGELFTDFPQVETLPVQVTQNKQSTGSGTKYKLTKDTAVRLGKGGKDFRFETLNGDVTIKQQTK; from the coding sequence ATGAAACGTTCCTTTCTCCCCAGCCTGATCGGTCTGCTGGTGCTATTGTCTAGCTGCCAACTCTGGGCTCAAGACCGCGAAAACACTGAAAAAATCAATAAAGAGTTTACGCTCACCGGCGACGCCGCGCGCAGTACACTGGCCGTCTACAACATCTTCGGCTCCGTGCGTGTGCAAGGCTACAGTGGCAATAAAGTGGTTGTCGAAGCCACCAAAACCATCACCGGCCCCGATGCGAAAACCATAGAGCAAGGCGTAAAGGAGGTGAAGCTAGGCTTTGAGCAGCGCGGCGACAGCGTTATCGCCTACATCTCTGAGCCGTACGACTCCCGCCCCCGGCGCAATAACAACCGCAACAATGACCGCGACATAGAATACAAAGCCACCATCGACTACGTGGTGAAAGTGCCGTCGCAAATGCACGTGCACGTCTCGACGGTAAATGATGGCGAGGTGATGGTGCAGGATGTCAGCGGTTCGTTGCGGGCTTACAACGTGAACGGGGCAGTCACGCTCAAGAATGTGAAGGGCACCACGAAAGCGCGCACCGTGAACGGCAATGTGGAAGCTACCTACCTGGCCAGCCCCCCCGAAGCTTCCTCCTACAACACCATCAATGGGGATATCAAAGTGACGTATCCCGCCAACTTCTCAGCGGATGTGCATTTCAAAAGCATGCACGGTGAGCTGTTCACGGACTTCCCCCAAGTGGAAACGCTACCGGTACAAGTCACTCAAAACAAGCAAAGTACTGGCAGCGGTACCAAATACAAATTAACCAAGGACACAGCAGTACGGCTGGGTAAGGGCGGAAAAGATTTCCGCTTCGAGACCCTCAACGGCGACGTGACCATCAAACAGCAAACCAAATGA
- a CDS encoding HEAT repeat domain-containing protein, with amino-acid sequence MNCDHIKEQLADYLNHQLPDAERFALEAHVAKCPECQEELQSMEQMWQMLGSVPVPEPSENLRPEFYAMLASYKETMPTASTNPLGGFFGWLQSLMLPQAAVRLAYGLSLLAIGLVGGYWLNNKKTAATPEQQQLATLTTQVEQMRQVMLLSLIKNPSASERLRAVSYTKEISGPNDRVIDALLSTLNHDDNVNVRLATLEALAELADEPKVRMGLVQSLPQQESPLVQSALADVMVQLQEKRSVQPLRRLLKQPDLDQTVKDKIKESIKNLSNGQPAAPSTSNDYDETFLSPQPDRSAGAIV; translated from the coding sequence ATGAATTGCGACCACATAAAAGAACAATTAGCTGACTACCTAAACCACCAGCTGCCGGATGCCGAACGGTTTGCACTGGAGGCTCACGTAGCCAAGTGCCCCGAATGTCAGGAAGAGCTGCAAAGCATGGAGCAGATGTGGCAAATGCTGGGCAGCGTGCCCGTGCCGGAGCCAAGCGAAAACCTGCGCCCCGAGTTCTACGCCATGCTTGCTTCCTATAAGGAAACCATGCCCACGGCGTCGACTAATCCACTGGGGGGCTTTTTTGGATGGCTACAAAGCTTAATGCTGCCCCAGGCCGCGGTGCGGTTGGCGTACGGCCTTAGCTTATTGGCCATTGGATTGGTAGGCGGCTATTGGCTGAACAACAAGAAAACAGCCGCCACGCCGGAGCAGCAGCAACTTGCCACGCTGACCACGCAGGTAGAACAAATGCGCCAGGTAATGCTGCTCTCGCTCATCAAAAATCCTTCGGCTAGTGAGCGGCTGCGGGCCGTGAGCTACACGAAGGAAATAAGCGGCCCCAATGACCGTGTGATCGACGCCCTGCTCAGCACTCTGAATCATGACGACAACGTGAACGTGCGCCTCGCCACGCTGGAAGCCTTGGCCGAACTGGCCGATGAGCCGAAAGTAAGAATGGGCCTTGTGCAGTCGCTACCACAGCAGGAATCGCCGCTGGTGCAGTCGGCCCTGGCCGATGTGATGGTGCAGCTCCAGGAAAAGCGGTCGGTTCAGCCCTTACGCCGCCTGCTCAAGCAGCCTGATCTGGATCAGACTGTGAAAGATAAGATCAAAGAAAGCATCAAAAACTTGTCAAACGGCCAGCCTGCTGCGCCCTCCACTTCAAACGACTACGATGAAACGTTCCTTTCTCCCCAGCCTGATCGGTCTGCTGGTGCTATTGTCTAG
- a CDS encoding RNA polymerase sigma factor, with amino-acid sequence MLRVKAGDVDRMGLLFERYHRKLFGFLYHMLGQAEASEDLVQTVFYRMLKYRHTFTGDGEFRTWMYHLARNVLADHVKKNRHSVRHSDVADYAEKIGGGVGADEQLQREQEVATLHSALAKLSAENREVLVLSRFQELKYEEIARVMNTTEGAVKVRVHRAMNELKTIYLRIEN; translated from the coding sequence ATGCTTCGGGTGAAGGCCGGAGACGTGGACCGGATGGGGTTGCTCTTTGAGCGCTACCACCGCAAGCTGTTCGGCTTTCTCTATCACATGTTGGGCCAGGCCGAAGCCAGCGAAGACCTGGTGCAAACGGTGTTCTACCGGATGCTGAAATACCGTCACACCTTCACTGGCGACGGGGAATTCAGGACCTGGATGTACCACCTGGCCCGCAACGTGCTGGCCGACCATGTGAAGAAGAATCGGCACTCGGTTCGGCATTCCGATGTAGCCGATTATGCCGAAAAAATTGGGGGTGGAGTAGGGGCTGACGAGCAACTACAGCGCGAGCAGGAAGTAGCTACCCTGCACAGTGCCCTGGCTAAGCTAAGTGCCGAAAACCGCGAGGTATTGGTGCTGAGCCGCTTCCAGGAATTGAAGTACGAGGAAATAGCCCGCGTGATGAACACGACCGAAGGGGCCGTGAAGGTGCGCGTGCACCGGGCCATGAATGAGTTAAAGACAATCTACTTGCGAATTGAAAACTGA
- a CDS encoding sensor histidine kinase: protein MLTLHKSAADGAPAGPLARLIWPFLEMWKRLINIGVHKELTEWQWKRVRLLNGISAITIAIYTGYVIVFFNSPDWLTFRICLAGVFLNLPPFILNHYRRYNASAYYCILSVTVLCSFIAIARKYDGVEYYLISNSIVAMLFFRKFWKILMLFSLNVAAYFAVRYAMQHVQPFLYVKDSTYFYNANVLLFFMTLFFVVYYFRAENFRQEKMLSQKNETLGQSLEHLQNTQDQLVQQEKLASLGALTAGIAHEIQNPLNFVDNFSEVGIELVEELRQELDHEAISEKRRVMITSLLDDLAQSQKKVNEHADRAGNIVRGMLLHSRASRGERQPTDLNALADEYLRLAYHGLRAKHKDFNATLSTDFNLQLGPITVVVEDISRVLLNLFTNAFYAVHKKATQLPPGSNYKPTVSVSTQRAVNGVLLRVRDNGTGIPLDVIDKIFHPFFTTKPPGEGTGLGLSLSYDIVTKGHGGTLTVNSEYGEYSEFTVWLPEVRA from the coding sequence ATGCTCACACTTCACAAGTCGGCTGCGGATGGTGCTCCGGCTGGGCCTCTGGCCAGGTTGATTTGGCCTTTTCTGGAAATGTGGAAGCGCCTCATCAATATTGGGGTGCACAAGGAGCTTACCGAATGGCAATGGAAGCGGGTGCGGCTGCTGAATGGGATTAGCGCCATCACAATTGCCATCTATACCGGCTACGTCATTGTGTTCTTTAACTCCCCGGACTGGCTGACGTTTCGGATTTGCCTGGCGGGCGTATTCCTGAATTTACCCCCTTTTATACTCAATCATTACCGACGCTACAATGCTTCGGCCTACTACTGCATCCTGAGCGTTACGGTGTTATGCTCCTTTATTGCCATTGCCCGCAAGTACGACGGCGTCGAGTATTACCTGATTTCGAACAGCATTGTCGCCATGCTGTTCTTTCGCAAATTCTGGAAAATACTCATGTTGTTTTCGCTCAACGTGGCCGCCTATTTTGCGGTGCGCTACGCGATGCAGCATGTACAACCTTTTCTTTATGTGAAGGATAGCACCTATTTCTATAACGCCAATGTGCTGCTGTTTTTCATGACGCTGTTTTTTGTGGTGTACTACTTCCGCGCCGAAAACTTTCGGCAGGAGAAGATGCTGAGCCAGAAAAACGAGACGCTAGGTCAGTCGCTGGAGCATTTGCAGAACACGCAGGACCAACTGGTGCAACAGGAAAAGCTGGCCTCGCTGGGCGCCCTCACGGCCGGTATTGCCCACGAGATTCAGAACCCGCTCAACTTCGTTGATAACTTCTCGGAGGTAGGAATAGAGTTGGTGGAGGAACTGCGCCAGGAACTCGACCATGAGGCAATATCGGAGAAGCGCAGGGTGATGATAACGTCATTGCTGGATGATCTGGCCCAAAGTCAGAAGAAGGTAAATGAGCACGCCGACCGCGCTGGCAATATTGTGCGGGGAATGCTCCTGCACTCGCGCGCCAGCCGGGGCGAACGGCAGCCCACGGACCTGAACGCGCTGGCCGACGAGTATTTACGGTTGGCTTATCACGGCCTGCGCGCCAAGCACAAAGACTTCAACGCCACTCTCTCTACCGACTTCAACCTACAATTGGGGCCGATAACCGTGGTGGTCGAGGATATCAGCCGGGTGCTGCTGAATTTGTTTACCAATGCTTTTTACGCGGTGCACAAAAAGGCCACGCAGCTGCCGCCCGGGAGTAATTATAAGCCAACCGTGTCGGTGAGTACGCAGCGGGCGGTAAATGGCGTGCTGTTGCGGGTGCGCGACAATGGCACGGGCATTCCGCTGGATGTGATTGACAAGATTTTCCATCCGTTTTTCACGACCAAGCCGCCGGGCGAAGGCACGGGCCTAGGCCTCTCGCTCAGCTACGACATCGTCACCAAAGGCCACGGCGGCACGCTCACGGTGAACTCCGAGTATGGAGAATACAGCGAGTTTACGGTGTGGTTGCCGGAGGTGCGCGCCTGA
- a CDS encoding sensor histidine kinase, whose translation MESKYKVADMLLFGALLLLSTLHVAFYLYNPNQRANFYFALYTMAEASAFFCTGFLDDIGAHGLRLGMDIVSYASLQIGSVLAVRALYSFFYLRVGRIYYALWIANIFSLLLLMFGQGFHWYPTVGFMLLVTAEQLRITVGALRQAKRAAGIIALGFGIAFVLLLAFALLSVVQPEILRQEVLGIPLHTMLTFSAFLCPVLAISLFLACRFALDSRLLMIKLAQVRRLSAQATAQQEEKQQLLAQQNELLEQQVQQRTAALQQTLSNLQAMQQQLIQSEKMASLGELTAGIAHEIQNPLNFVNNFAEVGVDLLAELKAGPLLSLPDKERKSAAELVDDLSQNLEKITYHGKRADSIVKGMLEHSRASRGERQLTDLNALADEYLRLAYHGLRAKHKDFNATLTTDFDKNLGLVELVPQEIGRVLLNLINNAFYAVQQRQRLGQAGYRPEVCVATKRLKNEQVVIWVKDNGMGIPEVIRQKIFHPFFTTKPPGEGTGLGLSLSYDIVTKGHGGTLTVTTKPGEYTEFAVSLPVSQEHVQTQTLSYSI comes from the coding sequence ATGGAGTCCAAATACAAGGTAGCCGATATGCTCCTTTTTGGGGCTCTGCTCCTGCTTAGCACGCTGCATGTCGCGTTCTATTTATATAACCCCAATCAGCGGGCTAATTTCTATTTCGCGCTGTATACCATGGCCGAAGCCAGCGCCTTTTTCTGTACTGGCTTTCTCGATGATATCGGCGCGCATGGGCTCCGCCTGGGAATGGATATCGTGTCTTACGCGAGCCTGCAGATAGGGAGCGTGTTAGCCGTTCGGGCCCTCTACAGCTTCTTCTATCTGCGAGTTGGGCGCATTTATTACGCCCTCTGGATAGCCAATATTTTCAGCCTGTTGCTATTGATGTTCGGGCAAGGGTTCCATTGGTATCCTACCGTCGGCTTTATGCTGCTAGTTACAGCAGAGCAGTTGCGCATTACCGTAGGCGCCCTACGGCAGGCGAAGCGGGCTGCGGGCATCATTGCACTGGGCTTCGGCATCGCCTTCGTGCTGCTGCTAGCATTTGCTTTGCTGTCTGTAGTACAGCCAGAAATACTTCGGCAGGAAGTACTGGGAATTCCGCTGCATACGATGCTTACGTTCTCCGCTTTTCTGTGTCCCGTGCTGGCTATTTCGCTGTTTCTGGCCTGCCGCTTCGCCCTCGATAGTCGCCTGCTCATGATTAAGCTGGCCCAGGTACGTCGGCTTTCGGCCCAGGCTACGGCCCAACAGGAGGAGAAGCAGCAACTGCTGGCGCAGCAGAATGAGCTATTGGAACAGCAGGTGCAGCAGCGAACGGCCGCTTTGCAGCAAACTTTGAGCAACCTGCAAGCTATGCAGCAGCAATTGATTCAAAGCGAGAAAATGGCCAGCTTAGGTGAGCTGACGGCCGGCATTGCCCACGAGATTCAGAACCCGCTCAACTTCGTCAATAACTTCGCGGAGGTAGGCGTAGATTTATTAGCCGAGCTAAAAGCTGGCCCTTTGCTCAGCTTGCCTGATAAGGAGCGAAAATCAGCCGCGGAGCTGGTTGATGACTTATCGCAAAACCTGGAGAAGATCACCTACCACGGAAAGCGCGCCGATAGCATTGTGAAGGGCATGCTAGAGCACTCGCGCGCCAGCCGGGGCGAACGGCAACTCACGGACCTGAATGCCTTGGCCGACGAGTACTTACGCCTGGCTTACCACGGCCTGCGCGCCAAGCACAAAGACTTTAACGCTACCCTTACTACAGATTTCGACAAGAATCTGGGCCTTGTGGAGCTTGTACCGCAGGAAATAGGACGTGTGCTCCTCAATTTGATTAACAATGCTTTCTACGCCGTCCAGCAACGGCAACGGCTAGGCCAGGCCGGCTACCGGCCCGAAGTGTGTGTGGCTACCAAACGCCTGAAAAATGAGCAGGTGGTTATCTGGGTGAAGGATAATGGCATGGGCATCCCGGAAGTAATTCGGCAAAAAATCTTTCACCCCTTTTTCACGACCAAGCCGCCGGGCGAAGGCACGGGCCTGGGCCTCTCGCTCAGCTACGACATCGTCACCAAAGGCCACGGCGGCACCCTCACAGTCACGACGAAGCCAGGCGAATACACGGAGTTTGCAGTATCTCTACCCGTCAGTCAGGAACACGTACAGACACAAACGCTAAGTTATTCCATATGA
- a CDS encoding response regulator — MRKILVVDDEADVRLLFEQRFRREIRDGVFSFSFAFSGEEALSYLEQEPHYSEVVLILSDINMPGMSGLELLRLIKKDHPIPPPLVMMITAYADAESYNKAMELGANDFLSKPLDFATLRQKLLLLNTI; from the coding sequence ATGAGAAAGATCTTGGTTGTCGACGATGAGGCTGATGTGCGGCTCCTGTTTGAGCAACGCTTCCGACGGGAAATCCGTGACGGCGTATTTTCGTTTTCCTTTGCCTTCTCCGGGGAAGAGGCGTTGTCGTACTTAGAACAAGAGCCACATTATTCGGAAGTAGTGCTGATTTTGTCCGACATTAATATGCCGGGCATGAGTGGCCTGGAACTGCTTCGCCTGATAAAAAAAGACCATCCGATTCCGCCTCCCTTGGTGATGATGATTACCGCTTATGCCGATGCCGAGAGCTATAACAAAGCCATGGAGCTGGGAGCCAATGATTTTTTATCAAAACCACTTGACTTTGCTACGTTAAGGCAAAAACTACTTCTCCTGAATACTATCTGA
- a CDS encoding adenylate/guanylate cyclase domain-containing protein, whose product MKTKILVVDDEADLELLIKQKFRRKIREGTYEFRFAHDGQQALDKLKEQPDVDIVLSDINMPVMDGLTLLTKLPEVNPTLKTVMVSAYGDMQNIRTAMNRGAFDFVCKPVDFADLEVTLEKTIAQVQQLRETLRAIQENNILKMYVDETVINFMARPGLENRLMASESIEATVVFIDICGFTALAEKLQADALVRLLNLYFDQMVKEIIAQGGYIDKFMGDAVMAVFRGTFHLDRAIDAALSVRTLLQTNAEPLPDGITYRPDVAIGISTGEVVSGNIGSASLKRLDYTIIGDTVNLGQRLQSVAQPGQILITEATYQQVKESFQCQPVQEFTLKNKAKPVMTYEVVS is encoded by the coding sequence ATGAAAACCAAAATACTGGTGGTAGATGATGAGGCTGACTTAGAGTTGCTGATCAAGCAGAAGTTCCGACGCAAGATTCGCGAAGGCACCTATGAGTTTCGTTTTGCCCACGATGGACAGCAGGCGCTGGATAAGCTCAAAGAGCAGCCGGATGTCGATATCGTTCTCTCTGATATCAACATGCCCGTGATGGATGGGCTGACGCTGCTGACCAAGCTACCCGAGGTAAACCCAACCCTGAAAACCGTGATGGTTTCGGCTTACGGCGATATGCAGAATATCCGCACGGCCATGAACCGCGGCGCCTTCGACTTCGTGTGCAAGCCCGTCGATTTTGCTGACCTGGAAGTAACCTTGGAGAAGACAATTGCACAAGTACAGCAGCTGCGCGAAACTCTGCGGGCGATTCAGGAAAACAACATCCTGAAGATGTACGTGGACGAAACGGTCATCAATTTTATGGCCCGCCCCGGCTTGGAAAACCGCCTGATGGCCAGTGAAAGCATTGAGGCCACAGTGGTTTTTATTGATATCTGCGGCTTTACCGCACTGGCCGAGAAGCTACAGGCCGATGCCTTAGTGCGCTTGCTGAATCTGTATTTTGATCAGATGGTGAAGGAGATTATTGCGCAGGGCGGCTACATCGACAAGTTTATGGGCGACGCCGTGATGGCTGTTTTCCGGGGCACTTTTCACCTCGACCGCGCCATCGATGCGGCCTTATCAGTGCGGACCTTGCTTCAAACCAACGCGGAGCCCCTCCCCGATGGCATCACGTACCGGCCTGATGTAGCCATTGGCATCAGTACGGGAGAAGTAGTGTCAGGCAATATCGGGTCGGCCTCGCTGAAGCGGCTAGATTATACCATCATCGGGGATACCGTGAACCTGGGGCAACGTTTGCAGTCGGTCGCCCAGCCCGGACAGATTCTCATTACCGAGGCTACTTATCAGCAGGTAAAAGAGTCGTTCCAATGTCAGCCCGTGCAGGAGTTTACCCTAAAGAACAAGGCCAAACCTGTGATGACGTATGAAGTAGTATCGTAG